A genomic region of Alistipes megaguti contains the following coding sequences:
- the ybeY gene encoding rRNA maturation RNase YbeY: MAVKYYTDDCNYRYPQKRLTAEWLREVARAEGYTLGDVCYIFCSSQRLLEMNRQYLGHDYFTDVITFDYSDRKKLRVVSGDIFIDVETVADNARQYGATTLQEMRRVVVHGVLHLCGQNDKTPRTNAQMHRKEDKYLKFWEKQ, translated from the coding sequence ATGGCAGTAAAATACTATACCGATGATTGCAACTACCGCTACCCGCAAAAACGGCTGACGGCCGAGTGGCTGCGCGAGGTGGCCCGGGCCGAAGGCTATACGCTGGGTGATGTCTGCTACATCTTCTGCTCGTCGCAGCGACTGCTGGAGATGAACCGCCAGTACCTCGGTCACGACTACTTTACCGACGTCATCACGTTCGACTACAGCGACCGCAAAAAGCTGCGCGTGGTCTCGGGCGACATCTTCATCGACGTGGAGACCGTGGCGGACAACGCCCGTCAATACGGCGCCACGACACTGCAGGAGATGCGCCGCGTGGTGGTCCATGGCGTGCTGCACCTGTGCGGCCAGAACGACAAGACGCCGCGAACCAATGCACAAATGCATCGCAAGGAGGATAAATATCTGAAATTCTGGGAGAAACAATGA
- the mnmG gene encoding tRNA uridine-5-carboxymethylaminomethyl(34) synthesis enzyme MnmG, giving the protein MTLDYDIIVIGGGHAGCEAASAAARLGSRTLLLTMDMTKMAAMSCNPAVGGVAKGQIVREIDALGGEMGRITDRTAVQFRMLNMSKGAAMWSPRAQCDKTRFSEEWRHTLENTPNLYIWQDAATELLFAKADEASSADLEEKKHNTSEASEPHAAESQKTVRPTTGHPEENTLRSDPAAERLSETSRLRIRGVRTRMGVEFSCRAVVLTAGTFLDGMMHCGAAHAEGGRAGDAASHGITGCLVRIGFETGRMKTGTPARLDARTIHFEEFEPQYGDEKPSKFSFSPETEPVKDQMPCYLVNTTPEVHAILRSGFDRSPLFNGTIHGIGPRYCPSIEDKLRTFADKDQHQLFLEPEGRSTNEYYLNGFSSSLPWEVQWEALHKIRGFEDLHIYRPGYAIEYDYFPPIQLEHSLETKLVSGLYFAGQVNGTTGYEEAAAQGLMAGINAHRKLKGEEPIVLKRDEAYIGVLIDDLVTKGVDEPYRMFTSRAEYRILLRQDNADMRLTPLGYKIGLISEKRYAHFEQKKSNVESLVAFARETSVKAAEISDYLKSIGSEPLTQGRKLHDILMRNNVTFESLEKVLPKLHRFIESHRIDAEAIEEAEIQIKYKGYIEREKFIAEKLRRLENIRIPGDFDFFSMNSLTIEARQKLSRIRPKTIGQASRIPGVSPADVNVLLIKFGR; this is encoded by the coding sequence ATGACTCTTGATTACGATATCATCGTCATCGGAGGCGGACATGCCGGATGTGAGGCGGCCTCAGCGGCCGCCCGGCTCGGTTCGCGGACGCTGCTGCTGACGATGGACATGACGAAAATGGCCGCCATGTCGTGCAATCCGGCCGTAGGCGGAGTAGCCAAAGGCCAGATAGTCAGAGAGATAGATGCATTAGGCGGAGAAATGGGGCGCATTACCGACCGTACGGCCGTCCAGTTCCGGATGCTGAACATGTCGAAGGGGGCGGCCATGTGGAGTCCGCGCGCCCAATGCGACAAGACCCGCTTCTCGGAGGAGTGGCGCCATACGCTGGAGAATACGCCGAACCTCTATATCTGGCAGGATGCCGCTACGGAACTTCTCTTCGCAAAAGCCGATGAGGCTTCGTCAGCAGACCTTGAAGAGAAAAAACACAACACATCGGAGGCCTCCGAACCGCATGCTGCAGAGAGTCAAAAAACAGTTCGTCCGACCACCGGTCATCCGGAAGAGAACACCTTGAGATCCGATCCAGCCGCCGAAAGACTCTCCGAAACCAGCCGACTCCGGATCCGGGGAGTCCGAACCCGTATGGGAGTAGAGTTCAGCTGCCGGGCCGTAGTGCTGACGGCCGGAACGTTTCTCGACGGCATGATGCACTGCGGTGCGGCGCATGCCGAGGGGGGACGGGCCGGAGATGCCGCCTCGCACGGAATCACCGGATGTCTCGTACGGATCGGCTTCGAAACCGGCCGCATGAAGACCGGAACCCCGGCCCGGCTCGATGCCCGAACGATCCATTTCGAAGAGTTCGAGCCGCAATACGGCGACGAAAAACCTTCGAAATTCTCCTTTTCGCCCGAAACCGAACCGGTCAAGGATCAAATGCCGTGCTATCTGGTCAACACGACACCGGAAGTGCACGCCATTCTGCGCTCGGGATTCGACCGTTCGCCGCTTTTCAACGGCACGATCCACGGCATCGGGCCGCGCTATTGTCCCTCGATCGAGGATAAACTGCGCACCTTTGCCGACAAGGATCAGCACCAGCTTTTCCTCGAACCCGAAGGGCGGTCGACCAACGAATACTACCTGAACGGTTTCTCGTCGTCGCTTCCGTGGGAAGTGCAATGGGAGGCGCTGCACAAGATCCGTGGGTTCGAAGATCTGCACATCTACCGACCGGGATATGCCATCGAATACGACTATTTTCCGCCCATACAGCTTGAACATTCGCTCGAAACGAAGCTCGTTTCAGGGCTCTATTTTGCCGGACAGGTCAACGGAACGACCGGTTACGAAGAGGCCGCAGCCCAGGGTCTGATGGCCGGCATCAATGCCCACCGGAAGCTGAAAGGGGAGGAGCCTATCGTACTGAAGCGCGACGAAGCCTATATCGGAGTGCTGATCGACGACCTGGTAACGAAAGGCGTGGACGAACCTTATCGGATGTTCACTTCGCGTGCCGAGTATCGGATTCTGCTCCGACAGGACAATGCCGACATGCGGCTCACTCCACTGGGGTATAAAATCGGGTTGATTTCCGAGAAAAGATACGCGCATTTCGAACAAAAAAAATCGAATGTAGAATCGCTTGTAGCCTTTGCGCGTGAGACAAGTGTCAAGGCAGCCGAAATTTCAGACTACCTGAAATCGATCGGATCGGAGCCTCTGACCCAAGGTCGGAAGCTGCACGACATTCTGATGCGCAACAACGTAACCTTCGAATCGCTGGAAAAGGTACTCCCGAAGCTGCACCGCTTTATCGAATCGCACCGAATCGATGCCGAAGCAATCGAAGAGGCCGAGATTCAGATCAAGTACAAAGGGTATATCGAACGTGAAAAATTCATAGCCGAGAAGCTACGCCGACTCGAAAACATCCGCATCCCGGGTGATTTCGACTTCTTCTCAATGAATTCACTGACTATCGAAGCCCGCCAAAAGTTGAGTCGAATCCGTCCGAAGACGATTGGACAGGCCTCACGCATCCCGGGCGTATCACCCGCCGATG